In Phyllostomus discolor isolate MPI-MPIP mPhyDis1 chromosome 2, mPhyDis1.pri.v3, whole genome shotgun sequence, the following are encoded in one genomic region:
- the GTPBP1 gene encoding GTP-binding protein 1 isoform X1: MAAERSRSPMDSPVPASMFAPEPSSPGAARAAAAAARLHGGFDSDCSEDGEALNGESELDLTSKLVLVSPTSEQYDSLLRQMWERMDEGCGETIYVIGQGSDGTEYGLSEADMEASYATVKSMAEQIEADVILLRERQEAGGRVRDYLVRKRVGDNDFLEVRVAVVGNVDAGKSTLLGVLTHGELDNGRGFARQKLFRHKHEIESGRTSSVGNDILGFDSEGNVVNKPDSHGGSLEWTKICEKSTKVITFIDLAGHEKYLKTTVFGMTGHLPDFCMLMVGSNAGIVGMTKEHLGLALALNVPVFVVVTKIDMCPANILQETLKLLQRLLKSPGCRKIPVLVQSKDDVIVTASNFSSERMCPIFQISNVTGENLDLLKMFLNLLSPRTSYREEEPAEFQIDDTYSVPGVGTVVSGTTLRGLIKLNDTLLLGPDPLGNFLPIAVKSIHRKRMPVKEVRGGQTASFALKKIKRSSIRKGMVMVSPRLNPQASWEFEAEILVLHHPTTISPRYQAMVHCGSIRQTATILSMDKDCLRTGDKATVHFRFIKTPEYLHIDQRLVFREGRTKAVGTITKLLQTTNNSPMNSKPQQIKMQSTKKGPLSKREDGPSGGPALGVPPPGDEACSLGASQSALSSSLQPTSKPSSGGRRRGGQRHKVKSQGACATPASGC; the protein is encoded by the exons CTGGTTCTAGTGAGCCCTACATCAGAGCAGTATGACAGCCTACTTCGGCAGATGTGGGAGAGGATGGACGAGGGATGCGGAGAGACCATATATGTCATTGGGCAGGGATCAG ATGGCACCGAGTACGGGCTGAGCGAAGCCGACATGGAGGCCTCCTACGCCACAGTGAAGAGCATGGCGGAGCAGATAGAGGCCGACGTCATCCTCCTGCGGGAGCGGCAGGAAGCTGGGGGCCGCGTGCGGGACTACCTGGTCCGGAAACGAGTAGGAGACAATGACTTCCTGGAGGTCAG GGTCGCAGTGGTGGGCAACGTGGACGCTGGCAAAAGCACGCTTCTGGGCGTCCTGACGCACGGGGAGCTGGACAACGGCCGGGGCTTTGCCCGCCAGAAGCTCTTCCGCCACAAGCACGAGATCGAGTCCGGCCGCACCAGCAGCGTGGGCAACGACATTCTGGGCTTCGACAGCGAAGGCAACGTGGTGAACAAGCCGGACAGCCACGGCGGCAGCCTCGAGTGGACCAAGATCTGTGAGAAGTCCACCAAGGTGATTACCTTCATCGACCTGGCTGGCCACGAGAAGTACCTGAAGACCACGGTCTTTGGCATGACGGGCCACCTGCCTGACTTCTGCATGCTCATG GTGGGCAGCAACGCTGGCATCGTGGGCATGACCAAGGAGCACCTGGGCTTGGCGCTGGCACTCAACGTGCCTGTTTTCGTGGTGGTCACCAAGATCGACATGTGTCCTGCGAACATCCTGCAAG AAACACTGAAGCTGCTGCAGCGCCTGCTGAAGTCGCCGGGCTGCCGGAAGATCCCCGTGCTGGTGCAGAGCAAGGACGACGTGATCGTCACGGCCTCCAACTTCAGCTCCGAGAG GATGTGCCCGATATTCCAGATCTCCAACGTCACCGGCGAGAACCTGGATCTGCTGAAGATGTTCCTCAACCTCCTCTCCCCCCGCACCAGCTACCGGGAGGAAGAGCCCGCTGAGTTCCAGATTGACGACACGTACTCCGTGCCG GGCGTGGGGACAGTGGTGTCGGGGACAACGCTTAGGGGCCTGATCAAGCTGAACGACACGCTGCTGCTGGGCCCGGACCCCCTGGGGAACTTCCTGCCCATCGCCGTCAAATCGATCCATCGCAAGCGCATGCCCGTCAAGGAGGTGCGGGGGGGCCAGACGGCCTCCTTTGCGCTGAAGAAG ATTAAGCGCTCCTCCATCCGGAAGGGCATGGTGATGGTTTCTCCACGTTTGAATCCCCAAGCGTCCTGGGAGTTCGAGGCTGAGATCCTTGTCCTCCACCACCCCACCACGATCAGCCCGCGCTACCAGGCCATGG TGCACTGTGGGAGCATCAGGCAGACGGCCACCATCCTGAGCATGGACAAGGACTGTCTGCGCACGGGGGACAAGGCCACCGTGCACTTCCGCTTCATCAAGACGCCCGAGTACCTACACATAGACCAGCGGCTGGTGTTCCGGGAAGGCCGCACCAAGGCTGTGGGCACCATCACCAAG CTCCTGCAGACCACCAACAACTCCCCGATGAACTCCAAGCCTCAGCAGATTAAAATGCAGTCGACGAAGAAAGGCCCCCTGAGCAAACGAGAAGACGGCCCCTCCGGAGGGCCGGCGCTGGGGGTGCCCCCGCCTGGAGATGAAGCTTGCTCTCTCGGGGCGTCGCAGTCAGCTTTGTCCAGCAGTCTCCAGCCGACG TCCAAGCCCAGCAGCGGGGGCCGGCGACGAGGGGGCCAGCGTCACAAGGTGAAGAGCCAGGGCGCCTGTGCGACTCCTGCCAGCGGCTGCTGA
- the GTPBP1 gene encoding GTP-binding protein 1 isoform X2, translated as MEASYATVKSMAEQIEADVILLRERQEAGGRVRDYLVRKRVGDNDFLEVRVAVVGNVDAGKSTLLGVLTHGELDNGRGFARQKLFRHKHEIESGRTSSVGNDILGFDSEGNVVNKPDSHGGSLEWTKICEKSTKVITFIDLAGHEKYLKTTVFGMTGHLPDFCMLMVGSNAGIVGMTKEHLGLALALNVPVFVVVTKIDMCPANILQETLKLLQRLLKSPGCRKIPVLVQSKDDVIVTASNFSSERMCPIFQISNVTGENLDLLKMFLNLLSPRTSYREEEPAEFQIDDTYSVPGVGTVVSGTTLRGLIKLNDTLLLGPDPLGNFLPIAVKSIHRKRMPVKEVRGGQTASFALKKIKRSSIRKGMVMVSPRLNPQASWEFEAEILVLHHPTTISPRYQAMVHCGSIRQTATILSMDKDCLRTGDKATVHFRFIKTPEYLHIDQRLVFREGRTKAVGTITKLLQTTNNSPMNSKPQQIKMQSTKKGPLSKREDGPSGGPALGVPPPGDEACSLGASQSALSSSLQPTSKPSSGGRRRGGQRHKVKSQGACATPASGC; from the exons ATGGAGGCCTCCTACGCCACAGTGAAGAGCATGGCGGAGCAGATAGAGGCCGACGTCATCCTCCTGCGGGAGCGGCAGGAAGCTGGGGGCCGCGTGCGGGACTACCTGGTCCGGAAACGAGTAGGAGACAATGACTTCCTGGAGGTCAG GGTCGCAGTGGTGGGCAACGTGGACGCTGGCAAAAGCACGCTTCTGGGCGTCCTGACGCACGGGGAGCTGGACAACGGCCGGGGCTTTGCCCGCCAGAAGCTCTTCCGCCACAAGCACGAGATCGAGTCCGGCCGCACCAGCAGCGTGGGCAACGACATTCTGGGCTTCGACAGCGAAGGCAACGTGGTGAACAAGCCGGACAGCCACGGCGGCAGCCTCGAGTGGACCAAGATCTGTGAGAAGTCCACCAAGGTGATTACCTTCATCGACCTGGCTGGCCACGAGAAGTACCTGAAGACCACGGTCTTTGGCATGACGGGCCACCTGCCTGACTTCTGCATGCTCATG GTGGGCAGCAACGCTGGCATCGTGGGCATGACCAAGGAGCACCTGGGCTTGGCGCTGGCACTCAACGTGCCTGTTTTCGTGGTGGTCACCAAGATCGACATGTGTCCTGCGAACATCCTGCAAG AAACACTGAAGCTGCTGCAGCGCCTGCTGAAGTCGCCGGGCTGCCGGAAGATCCCCGTGCTGGTGCAGAGCAAGGACGACGTGATCGTCACGGCCTCCAACTTCAGCTCCGAGAG GATGTGCCCGATATTCCAGATCTCCAACGTCACCGGCGAGAACCTGGATCTGCTGAAGATGTTCCTCAACCTCCTCTCCCCCCGCACCAGCTACCGGGAGGAAGAGCCCGCTGAGTTCCAGATTGACGACACGTACTCCGTGCCG GGCGTGGGGACAGTGGTGTCGGGGACAACGCTTAGGGGCCTGATCAAGCTGAACGACACGCTGCTGCTGGGCCCGGACCCCCTGGGGAACTTCCTGCCCATCGCCGTCAAATCGATCCATCGCAAGCGCATGCCCGTCAAGGAGGTGCGGGGGGGCCAGACGGCCTCCTTTGCGCTGAAGAAG ATTAAGCGCTCCTCCATCCGGAAGGGCATGGTGATGGTTTCTCCACGTTTGAATCCCCAAGCGTCCTGGGAGTTCGAGGCTGAGATCCTTGTCCTCCACCACCCCACCACGATCAGCCCGCGCTACCAGGCCATGG TGCACTGTGGGAGCATCAGGCAGACGGCCACCATCCTGAGCATGGACAAGGACTGTCTGCGCACGGGGGACAAGGCCACCGTGCACTTCCGCTTCATCAAGACGCCCGAGTACCTACACATAGACCAGCGGCTGGTGTTCCGGGAAGGCCGCACCAAGGCTGTGGGCACCATCACCAAG CTCCTGCAGACCACCAACAACTCCCCGATGAACTCCAAGCCTCAGCAGATTAAAATGCAGTCGACGAAGAAAGGCCCCCTGAGCAAACGAGAAGACGGCCCCTCCGGAGGGCCGGCGCTGGGGGTGCCCCCGCCTGGAGATGAAGCTTGCTCTCTCGGGGCGTCGCAGTCAGCTTTGTCCAGCAGTCTCCAGCCGACG TCCAAGCCCAGCAGCGGGGGCCGGCGACGAGGGGGCCAGCGTCACAAGGTGAAGAGCCAGGGCGCCTGTGCGACTCCTGCCAGCGGCTGCTGA